One Arthrobacter sp. StoSoilB20 DNA segment encodes these proteins:
- a CDS encoding VOC family protein, translating into MRLKMCSIHVKDPAAAHVFYTETLGFETLMAMPEYNLYIIKDPGAEDSSSPGLLLEPSDNPIASNYMNALHESGLAAITFGVPDVRAEYERLLAAGVTFQGEPSEDPFGVSAVFDDGCGNFIQLHQD; encoded by the coding sequence ATGAGACTGAAAATGTGCAGCATCCACGTCAAGGACCCCGCCGCCGCCCACGTTTTCTACACGGAGACGCTCGGCTTCGAGACCCTGATGGCCATGCCCGAGTACAACCTGTACATCATCAAGGATCCAGGCGCGGAAGACAGCAGTTCGCCAGGGCTTTTGCTGGAACCCAGTGACAACCCCATCGCCTCGAACTACATGAACGCCCTGCACGAGTCCGGCCTGGCCGCCATCACCTTCGGCGTGCCGGATGTCAGGGCTGAGTACGAGCGTCTGCTTGCCGCCGGAGTGACGTTCCAAGGCGAACCCTCCGAGGACCCTTTCGGCGTCAGCGCAGTTTTCGACGACGGTTGCGGGAACTTCATCCAGCTCCACCAGGACTGA
- a CDS encoding DUF5997 family protein, which translates to MTSSNSQSMKPATVAKKLGIYLPATPQEFQDSSISREEFAELQANPPEWLAELRRNGPHPRPVVAQKLNVSISGLARGGVEDALTTAEITELLQTPPQWLVTERATHAAVRSEAQRVKDEAAKKAATKEARDNAAAKRDAPKTSKRDHA; encoded by the coding sequence ATGACGTCCTCGAACTCCCAGTCCATGAAGCCGGCAACCGTTGCCAAGAAACTCGGCATCTACCTGCCCGCAACACCCCAGGAGTTCCAGGATTCGTCCATCTCCCGCGAAGAATTCGCTGAACTCCAGGCCAACCCGCCGGAGTGGCTCGCCGAACTGCGCCGCAATGGCCCGCACCCGCGCCCGGTGGTCGCGCAGAAGCTGAACGTCTCCATCAGCGGCCTCGCACGCGGCGGCGTCGAGGATGCGCTGACGACGGCGGAGATCACCGAGCTGCTGCAGACTCCGCCGCAGTGGCTGGTCACCGAGCGCGCCACACACGCCGCTGTCCGGTCCGAGGCGCAGCGTGTCAAGGACGAGGCCGCCAAGAAGGCCGCAACGAAGGAAGCCCGCGACAACGCTGCCGCAAAGCGCGATGCTCCGAAGACCTCCAAGCGCGACCACGCGTAG